CGCTAACCAGCTTTTTTCATCTTCTTCACCACCTGCGCCAGCGAGTGCTCGTTCATTGCCTCCACCGCATCGGCCCTGACCTTTTTCATCAGCCCCGTCACCGCCTTTTCGTCCACACTAAGCCAGTCCCCCGCCGTCGCTGCAAACACATCCCCCAGGCCGATCTGCTTGGGCGAGACCTTCAGCTTCGCCCCCCCGTGCGGCCCCTTGCGCTGCACAATCAGCCCCGCCTTGTGCAGCAGCAGAAACGCCCTCCGCACCATCACCGCGCTCTCCTTCAGCGTCTCGGCAATCGACGCCGATGTGTGCATATTCTCCGGCTCGCTGGCCAGCACTGCCAGCACCCGCACGCTCAGTTGAAAACGCTCACTCTGTGCCATGCCAAGCAAACTACCACACCTGCAAGCCACGCACACTGCGGGTGATAGCATCTTTTTTGTGAACATTCTTTTCGTCGGCGATATCTTTGGCTCCGCCGGCCGCCACATCGTACGTGAACACCTGCCCCACGTCCTCGAAACCAACTCCGTCGATCTCCTTGTCATCAATGGCGAAAACGCCGCTGGAGGCTTTGGCATCACCCCCTCCATCGCTGAGGAGATCTTCGACCTCGGAGCCCACGTCATCACCACCGGCAACCACATCTGGGACAAGCGCGAGATCTTCGAGTACATGACCGTCCCCGCCGACTCCCATGAACGAGGACGCCGCATCCTGCGCCCGGCCAACTACGCCGTCGGAACCCCGGGCTTCGGCGTCTACGAGGGCACGCTCCCAAACGGCCAGACCTACGCCGTCCTGAACCTCCAGGGCCGCGTCTTCATGTCCTCCTGCGACGATCCATTCCGCAAGGCCGACGAGCTCCTCAGCCAGATCAAGGCCAAGGTCATTCTCCTTGACATCCACGCCGAGACCACCAGCGAGAAGGTCGCCCTCGGCTGGTTCCTCGACGGACGCGTCACCGCCGTCCTGGGAACCCACACCCACATCCCCACAGCCGACGCCCGCGTCCTGCCCATGGGAACCGCCTTCCAGACTGACGTAGGCATGTCCGGCCCCTACGACTCGGTCATCGGCGTCGAGACCGAGCTCGTCCTCAACCGCTTCCTCACCGGCATGCCCGGCAAGTTCGAGCCCGCCAAGGGCAACCCCAAGATGTGCGCCGCCCTCATCAGCTGTGACGGAGCTACCGGACGAGCGTACAGCATCCAGCACATCATGCTCGGCGAATGACTTTTCCACATGAAATCCTGTCAAGCCCCTAAAGGGACTAACATGCTAATAATCAATCACTTGCACGTGGCATGATTCGCCTTCCGACCTGATAGAATGGTCTTAGCTGGAAAAGCCCCGAGCCTATCGGGGCTTTGTTCTTTAACGCCAAAGGAAGTCCGGACCTATCTTGTTTCGATGGAATATTTTGCACACTTTTGGTAGGGGTGGGGGGCAACAAAGAAAGAGGGCAGCCCAGACGGGCTGCCCTCTTTCCAGCTAGTGTCTGACTACTGACGGTGGGTAGGGTGGTGGGTCGCAGTCGGCTTCTTCACCGGGGCCTTCTTCGGCTCAACGACCGCCCCATCGCTCATCGTGATCATTATCGGGCTCGGCGCGAAGGAGGCATAGGTTCCGCTGACGGTCACCTTGTCTCCAACCGCTGGAGGAGTCTTCAACGCTGCGGCAAGCTGGAAAGTAAAGTCGGCAGTCTTCGACTGAACCGCATCGTCGGAGACGGCGACCTGGAGGGCTGTGTCAGAGACCGCGACTACGGTTGCGTCAGGAACCTGGACCGACTTGCCTTTGATGGTGTCCCAGACCTTGGCGGCGTCCTCAGGCTTGCCGTACTGCAGGATGAACTCCTTGTCGCTGATCGCGAGGGTGGAGAGGTCCGGAGTACTGGCCACAGTCTGCGCGGCGATGTCCGCAGGCTTCGGAGCAGGGGTTATGGTGGTCGCGAGGTTGGCGGGTGGGTTCAGGTTCGCCTGCGCCGTCTGGGCAAGACCGTCGTAGCCGTCCGGGCTGCCGTGATACCGCTTGTAGCAGTACTGGGCCGTCGGAAGCGTCTGCGACTTATAGGGCTCGGGAGCGAACGAGACGAATCGAGCCAGGTAGAAGGCGCAGTTGAGCAGGTCCGGAGGCGTGGACTGAAGGTAGGCCAGGCCAAGGTAGTAGGTGTCCTGCAGGATGGGGCCGGGCTTGGTCGTCTGATCGACAGGAACGCTGGCGAGTTCCTTCTTGAAGTTGTCGATCGCGGTAGCGGTGTCCTTCTTGTTGAGCGCATCAACTGCGATAGCGCTGTCAAAGATGGGCGTGGCGCTGGACCTGATCGTATTGAAGTCAGCATCGCTCATACCCTGCGGCTTGGGAGCGGCGAGACCCTTCTGCGCATACTCGGCAGCCTTGTCGAGACCGGCCTGCTTCGCAGCCGCATCGGTGAGCTGCTCGGCCGCCTGACGGCGGAAGTAGACCTCAAAGGTAAGCCCACGGAGGTTGTTCGGATCAACCTGGAGAAGCCGGTCAGCAGCATCGACCGTCTTTGCAGGATCAAAAGCACTGTAGGCCAGCATCAGTTGCTGGAGCACGTCAGCTTTGACCGCCGACTGCGGGTAGGCAGTCAGGTAAGCCTCCAGAGCCGGAGCCTTCGCCTGCGGAGTGCTCTGCGTGATCGCGTTGTTGTACGCGTTGTACTCGGCAGGGGGCATCTGGACGCCACCACCCTGCTGCGCGTTTGAGCCCAGATTGACCTGGGTCTGTGCAACCGCAAAACGCGCCAAAGGTGCAACGCTAGCGACCGCCAGGAGAGACGCAACGACTGCCTTCTTCATTCCACACTCCTCAATAATGAGTAGATCTCTCTTCAGATTCTGCCTGCCGGTGGCCCCGGGGGTCAATGAATCGGATAGACACATGGATGATGCACCCGACACCGGTTACGCTTGTGTCCAACATCCCTGCTGGCCTCGGCTTCCCTGTGCTGTGCATCACGGCACGTGATGATGCGGATTATAGAAATCACGTTGCTCTATGGCAAGCAGCGATGCTCAAAAGCATTGACCTTTTACAAAAAACTGACGTGCAAATGGCGCAAAGTCAGGGGCTTCACTTTGTCTCTTCGAGCGGCAAAGAGTGCAGATAGCGCGTCAATTGCCAGCGCTGATCTTCAGGCAGCCGAGACCATG
The Edaphobacter bradus genome window above contains:
- a CDS encoding TIGR00282 family metallophosphoesterase; its protein translation is MNILFVGDIFGSAGRHIVREHLPHVLETNSVDLLVINGENAAGGFGITPSIAEEIFDLGAHVITTGNHIWDKREIFEYMTVPADSHERGRRILRPANYAVGTPGFGVYEGTLPNGQTYAVLNLQGRVFMSSCDDPFRKADELLSQIKAKVILLDIHAETTSEKVALGWFLDGRVTAVLGTHTHIPTADARVLPMGTAFQTDVGMSGPYDSVIGVETELVLNRFLTGMPGKFEPAKGNPKMCAALISCDGATGRAYSIQHIMLGE
- a CDS encoding RrF2 family transcriptional regulator, coding for MAQSERFQLSVRVLAVLASEPENMHTSASIAETLKESAVMVRRAFLLLHKAGLIVQRKGPHGGAKLKVSPKQIGLGDVFAATAGDWLSVDEKAVTGLMKKVRADAVEAMNEHSLAQVVKKMKKAG